Proteins found in one Acidobacteriota bacterium genomic segment:
- a CDS encoding uracil-DNA glycosylase family protein: MSLSGLLDDVSRCEICQSHLPLGPRPLLRIESAARLVIIGQAPGRLAHQSGIPWNDPSGDRLRDWLGISREEFYRHPALAIMPMGFCFPGTGRGGDLAPRPECASTWHAALLAEMPRLETTLLIGRYAQNTYLDGTKRSVTAAVKTWAETFPRLLPLPHPSPRNNRWLKQNPWFEIEVLPALRRKVAEMLSDHTGTDP, encoded by the coding sequence ATGAGCCTTTCAGGCCTTCTCGACGACGTCTCGCGCTGCGAAATCTGCCAGTCCCACCTGCCTCTCGGACCTCGTCCTCTGCTGCGCATCGAGTCCGCGGCTCGCTTGGTGATCATCGGACAAGCTCCCGGTCGCCTCGCCCACCAGAGTGGCATCCCATGGAACGACCCGAGTGGTGATCGCCTGCGGGACTGGCTGGGAATCTCCCGCGAGGAGTTCTATCGGCACCCAGCCCTCGCCATCATGCCGATGGGATTCTGCTTCCCGGGGACTGGTCGAGGCGGCGATCTGGCGCCGCGACCGGAGTGCGCCTCTACCTGGCACGCGGCACTGCTTGCCGAGATGCCGCGACTCGAGACAACCCTCCTCATCGGCCGCTACGCCCAGAACACCTATCTCGATGGAACGAAGCGCTCGGTCACCGCCGCCGTCAAGACCTGGGCCGAGACCTTTCCGCGCCTTCTGCCGCTGCCACACCCCAGCCCGCGGAACAACCGCTGGCTCAAGCAGAATCCGTGGTTCGAAATCGAGGTCTTGCCGGCACTCCGGCGGAAAGTCGCCGAAATGCTCTCGGACCACACAGGCACCGATCCGTAG
- a CDS encoding PQQ-binding-like beta-propeller repeat protein: MAINRSSALPAVGLALLLFTLLGTTASAQQWPQFRGEGARGIAEGHPLPEKWDGESGEGILWRTAIPGLGHSSPVIWGDKLFLTTAVSEKDDAGIRTGLYGDIDPVKDDSSHRFELYCLDRQSGKVLWRRTAVETVPQVKRHLKSTHANPTVATDGTHLVVSFGSEGLYVYDFDGNLKWKKSLGLLDSGFFLAPDAQWGFGSSPVLVDGRIIIQADVQKGSFLTALAIKDGREIWRVPRNDVPTWSTPTVHDDGKRKQVIVNGFRHLGGYDFATGEELWKMAGTGDIPTPTPFVIDDLIYFTSSHGGGSPIYVVPTSASGTLTPDKLPWFRERGGSYMPTTIVYRGLHFVGRDNGVLTVLDAKTGERHYADRLGGGRYSFVASTVAGDGKIYFSSEDGVILVVAAGKEPKVLAENDINGRILSTPAIAEGTIYFRTLKEVVAVGHAKPAEATR; this comes from the coding sequence ATGGCCATCAACCGCTCGTCCGCCCTCCCTGCCGTCGGCCTCGCTCTCCTCCTCTTCACGCTCCTCGGCACCACCGCCTCAGCCCAGCAGTGGCCGCAGTTCCGCGGCGAAGGGGCTCGCGGCATCGCCGAAGGCCATCCCCTGCCGGAGAAGTGGGACGGTGAGAGCGGCGAGGGCATTCTGTGGCGCACCGCCATTCCGGGTCTCGGCCATTCGAGCCCGGTGATCTGGGGCGACAAGCTCTTCCTGACCACCGCCGTCAGCGAGAAGGACGATGCCGGCATTCGCACCGGTCTCTACGGTGACATCGACCCGGTGAAGGACGACTCCAGCCATCGCTTCGAGCTCTACTGCCTGGACCGCCAGAGTGGCAAAGTGCTGTGGCGGCGCACCGCCGTCGAGACCGTGCCCCAGGTCAAGCGCCACCTGAAGTCCACCCACGCCAACCCGACAGTGGCGACGGACGGCACCCATCTGGTGGTCTCCTTTGGCTCCGAAGGCCTCTACGTCTACGACTTCGACGGCAACCTGAAGTGGAAGAAGAGCCTCGGGTTGCTCGACTCGGGCTTCTTCCTGGCGCCTGATGCCCAGTGGGGATTCGGCTCCTCGCCGGTGCTCGTCGACGGCCGCATCATCATCCAGGCGGATGTCCAGAAGGGCTCGTTTCTGACTGCCCTCGCCATCAAAGACGGTCGCGAGATCTGGCGGGTTCCGCGCAACGATGTTCCCACCTGGTCGACCCCCACGGTGCACGACGACGGCAAGCGCAAGCAGGTGATCGTCAATGGATTCCGCCACCTCGGCGGTTACGACTTCGCCACCGGCGAGGAGCTCTGGAAGATGGCCGGCACCGGCGACATTCCAACGCCGACACCGTTCGTAATCGACGACCTGATCTACTTCACCAGCTCCCACGGCGGCGGCAGCCCGATCTACGTCGTGCCGACCAGCGCCAGCGGCACGCTGACGCCCGACAAGCTGCCCTGGTTTCGCGAGCGCGGCGGCTCCTACATGCCCACCACCATCGTCTATCGCGGTCTCCACTTCGTCGGCCGCGACAACGGTGTGCTCACGGTCCTCGACGCCAAGACCGGCGAGCGCCACTACGCCGATCGCCTCGGCGGCGGCCGCTACAGCTTCGTCGCCTCGACCGTCGCCGGCGACGGCAAGATCTACTTCAGCTCCGAGGACGGCGTCATCCTGGTGGTCGCCGCCGGCAAGGAGCCCAAGGTTCTCGCCGAGAACGACATCAACGGCCGCATCCTCTCCACCCCGGCCATCGCCGAGGGCACGATCTACTTCCGCACCCTGAAGGAAGTGGTGGCGGTGGGCCACGCCAAGCCTGCCGAGGCGACTCGCTAG
- a CDS encoding 23S rRNA (pseudouridine(1915)-N(3))-methyltransferase RlmH, whose product MGREIQVLWAGRHRRPRWDALCGEYRDRIARSVTIQDRPIRARRGGDGPDRARHEGEALLSALPDPVWLFALDARGKSYSSPDFARLLGRLSEEWPHPIAFALGSDLGLDPAVRKAARQVLSFGPMTLPHELARLVLYEQIFRALEIQRGSGYHH is encoded by the coding sequence GTGGGACGTGAGATCCAAGTGCTCTGGGCGGGGCGCCATCGACGCCCCCGATGGGACGCCCTTTGCGGCGAGTACCGCGATCGCATTGCACGCAGCGTGACCATCCAGGATCGTCCGATCCGGGCGCGGCGCGGCGGTGACGGTCCCGATCGCGCCCGCCATGAAGGCGAGGCCTTGCTCTCCGCTCTGCCCGACCCGGTCTGGCTCTTCGCCCTCGATGCCCGCGGCAAGTCCTATTCCTCGCCGGACTTCGCCCGCCTGTTGGGCCGTCTTTCGGAGGAGTGGCCCCATCCCATCGCCTTCGCCCTCGGTTCTGATCTCGGCCTCGATCCGGCAGTCCGGAAAGCGGCTCGGCAAGTGCTCTCCTTCGGTCCGATGACCTTGCCCCACGAGCTCGCACGGCTGGTCCTCTACGAGCAGATCTTCCGCGCCCTCGAGATCCAGCGCGGCAGCGGCTACCACCACTGA
- a CDS encoding YaiI/YqxD family protein — protein sequence MPQIYVDADSCPVKEETYRVALRHRVRVFVVSNSYLPRPLSGDVEMVSVPGGFDAADDWIAERAGRGDVVVSADIPLAARCLESGAQVLDPKGRFFTEDSIGDAVAVRELSSQLRDMGVLSGGPKPFGKQDRSRFLQSLEQALRRAAKRK from the coding sequence ATGCCCCAGATCTACGTCGACGCCGACAGCTGTCCGGTCAAAGAGGAGACTTACCGCGTCGCCCTGCGCCATCGGGTGCGGGTCTTCGTGGTCTCCAATTCCTACCTTCCGCGACCGCTCAGCGGCGATGTCGAGATGGTCTCCGTTCCGGGCGGCTTCGACGCCGCCGACGATTGGATCGCGGAGCGCGCAGGCCGAGGTGATGTCGTCGTGTCGGCGGACATTCCACTCGCCGCCCGATGCCTCGAAAGCGGAGCCCAGGTTCTCGACCCCAAAGGGCGCTTCTTCACCGAAGACTCGATCGGCGACGCCGTTGCGGTGCGCGAGCTGAGCTCTCAGCTCCGGGACATGGGTGTTCTCTCCGGCGGCCCGAAGCCCTTCGGGAAGCAGGATCGATCGCGTTTCTTGCAGAGCCTGGAGCAGGCACTGCGCCGGGCGGCGAAAAGAAAGTAG
- a CDS encoding phosphomannomutase/phosphoglucomutase: MAGIFKAYDVRGLYPGEIHEEMARKIGLAFQFVLDDEDRAGSNTVVVSRDMRSHSVGLSQALIGGLLDAGFDVLDIGLATTPMNYFAVGSLGAAGGIQVTASHNPARYNGLKFSRRGARPVSGDHGIPLLEEKVSTGDLPVAKQRGSLSEGSVTEAYRQHILSFLEEGRRLKVVIDAANGMGTIYRPLLEEMGIDLVPIYFELDGTFPNHEANPLKEENLEDLRAGVLREGADLGVTFDGDADRSAFVDERGVAIGSDLITGLIAGEQLSRHPGKAALFDLRSSRAVAEYIEEKGGVPVRERVGHSFMKATLRNRDGIFGGELAGHYYFRDTYFADNALLAVVEILNLVRQTGKSLSQLVEPLRRYHKSPEINFEVEDKQGRIEALAARYADGEIDYLDGITVNYPDWWFNVRPSNTEPYLRLVLEASSAEALAARRAELEALIGTPA, translated from the coding sequence ATGGCTGGAATCTTCAAAGCGTATGACGTCCGGGGTCTGTACCCCGGCGAGATCCACGAGGAGATGGCGCGCAAGATCGGCCTCGCCTTTCAGTTCGTTCTCGACGACGAGGATCGTGCCGGCAGCAACACCGTGGTGGTGAGTCGCGACATGCGATCGCACAGCGTCGGTCTCTCGCAGGCGCTGATCGGCGGCCTGCTCGATGCCGGCTTCGACGTTCTCGACATCGGCCTCGCGACCACGCCGATGAATTACTTCGCCGTCGGCAGCCTGGGCGCCGCTGGTGGCATCCAGGTGACCGCCAGCCACAACCCGGCGCGCTACAACGGCCTCAAGTTCAGCCGTCGCGGAGCCCGGCCGGTGTCCGGCGACCACGGCATTCCGCTGCTCGAAGAGAAGGTCTCGACGGGCGACCTGCCGGTGGCCAAGCAGCGCGGCAGCCTCTCCGAGGGCAGCGTCACCGAGGCCTACCGGCAGCACATCCTCTCCTTCCTGGAAGAGGGTCGCCGTCTCAAGGTGGTGATCGACGCCGCCAACGGCATGGGGACGATCTACCGCCCGCTACTCGAAGAGATGGGGATCGACCTGGTGCCGATCTACTTCGAGCTCGACGGCACCTTCCCGAACCACGAGGCCAACCCCCTGAAGGAAGAGAACCTCGAGGACCTCAGGGCCGGCGTGCTGCGCGAAGGAGCCGACCTCGGCGTGACCTTCGACGGCGACGCCGATCGCTCCGCCTTCGTCGACGAGCGCGGAGTCGCCATCGGCAGCGACCTGATCACCGGCCTGATCGCCGGCGAGCAGCTCAGCCGCCATCCCGGCAAGGCAGCGCTCTTCGACCTGCGCTCGTCCCGCGCCGTGGCCGAGTACATCGAGGAGAAGGGCGGCGTTCCGGTGCGGGAGCGGGTCGGCCATTCCTTCATGAAGGCCACCCTGCGCAACCGCGACGGCATCTTCGGTGGCGAGCTCGCCGGCCACTATTACTTCCGCGACACCTACTTCGCCGACAACGCCCTGCTGGCGGTGGTCGAGATCCTCAACCTGGTGCGCCAGACGGGCAAGTCCCTGTCGCAGCTCGTCGAGCCGCTGCGGCGCTACCACAAGAGCCCGGAGATCAACTTCGAGGTCGAGGACAAGCAGGGCCGCATCGAGGCCCTCGCCGCGCGCTACGCGGATGGCGAGATCGACTATCTCGACGGCATCACCGTCAACTACCCGGACTGGTGGTTCAACGTTCGCCCGTCGAACACGGAGCCCTATCTGCGGCTGGTGCTCGAGGCTTCCTCGGCGGAAGCCCTCGCCGCGCGCCGCGCCGAGCTCGAGGCTCTCATCGGTACGCCGGCATAG
- a CDS encoding YHS domain-containing (seleno)protein: MTTFTRLRFLFALAAVALMLGAGVASAGVATSASNGLTSAGAPLAIHGFDAVAYHQEGESRRGLAKHQTKWQGAVYRFTSKANLETFESDPQRYAPAFGGFCAYGVSVGKKFDGDPEVFKIVDGRLYFNLNPEIQATWEKSLERNLRKAEKQWQKIASVAVDEL; the protein is encoded by the coding sequence ATGACGACTTTCACGCGACTTCGCTTTCTCTTTGCCCTGGCTGCCGTGGCTCTCATGCTGGGGGCCGGCGTTGCCTCCGCCGGTGTCGCCACCAGCGCTTCCAATGGCTTGACCAGCGCCGGCGCGCCTCTGGCGATCCATGGCTTTGACGCGGTGGCCTATCACCAGGAAGGTGAGTCCCGGCGCGGTCTGGCGAAGCACCAGACCAAGTGGCAGGGCGCGGTCTATCGCTTCACCAGCAAGGCCAATCTCGAAACCTTCGAATCCGATCCGCAGCGCTACGCGCCGGCCTTCGGTGGCTTCTGTGCCTATGGTGTGTCGGTGGGCAAGAAGTTCGACGGCGATCCGGAGGTCTTCAAGATCGTCGACGGTCGGCTTTACTTCAACCTCAATCCCGAGATCCAGGCGACTTGGGAAAAGAGCTTGGAGCGCAACCTGCGCAAAGCCGAAAAGCAGTGGCAGAAGATTGCCTCCGTGGCCGTCGACGAGCTGTGA
- the def gene encoding peptide deformylase — protein MALLELLRLGHPALRTAAEPVSQEQIDTPAVQELLDHMIETMHDADGVGLAAPQIGDLRQIFVFQPDQGEARAVINPLLTLEPGELVYDWEGCLSIPGLRGLVPRHPAVRLQGFDRAGEALDETFEGFEARILQHENDHLNGIVFLDRMRDLRSLCFTEEWEQLLQDMGLGEPAAVG, from the coding sequence ATGGCCCTTCTCGAGCTCCTACGTCTCGGTCATCCCGCCCTGCGGACGGCCGCCGAGCCGGTCTCCCAGGAGCAGATCGATACGCCGGCGGTGCAAGAGCTGCTCGATCACATGATCGAGACCATGCATGATGCCGACGGCGTCGGCCTGGCGGCCCCCCAGATCGGCGACCTGAGACAGATTTTCGTCTTTCAACCGGATCAGGGAGAGGCTCGGGCGGTGATCAATCCGCTGCTCACCCTCGAGCCCGGCGAGCTGGTGTACGACTGGGAAGGTTGCCTGTCGATACCCGGTCTGCGCGGTCTGGTGCCGCGCCATCCGGCGGTGCGGCTGCAGGGTTTCGACCGCGCCGGTGAAGCTCTCGACGAGACCTTCGAAGGCTTCGAGGCTCGCATCCTGCAGCACGAGAACGACCACCTCAACGGCATCGTCTTTCTCGACCGCATGCGCGACTTGCGCTCCCTGTGCTTCACCGAAGAGTGGGAGCAGCTCCTCCAGGACATGGGACTGGGGGAGCCCGCGGCCGTCGGCTGA
- the ileS gene encoding isoleucine--tRNA ligase → MSRQPFPKIPAGYPFPALEQETLRYWQEQEIFRKSLEKDSPRGDFVMFEGPPTANNVPHVGHVVTRAVKDLFPRFRTMQGYHVPRKAGWDTHGLPVEIEVEKRLGFSGKQQIEDYGIAAFNRACLESVHTYEKQWRAMTERVGYWIDLDNAYFTFTNDYIESEWWALAELARQGLLDEGYKIQPYCSRCGTTLSSHEVAQNYKDTDDPSVWVLFPARAGQAIETVSGESWEVPADCALVAWTTTPWTLLAHVALAVNPEMTYRAVALPGDEGRLVIFGEDLGTAVPVVVEIDGKRRQLDLREEETIARFTGQALLGLRYARPFATQEPDKTFSPAFFDPPPSDEAGFCVLTADYVTADEGTGIVHTAPPFGEDDYKSGERYGLPFFLTVDGEGKITPRPGIEAFGGLDFKAADPVVSRDLKERRRLLHSDRYSHNYPFCWRCDRPLLYYATNSWFIRTRGRKDDLTARNREIAWHPEHVGEGRFGNWLENVVDWALSRRRYWGTPLPVWRCEDCEGSLRVIGSFAELFEATGQPAPDDLYDPEQFDPHRPAIDEFTWDCESCGGAVRRVEDVIDAWFDSGAMPFAQLHYPFENKELFEQRRFPADFISEAVDQTRGWFYTLHVLGTLLFDSPAYRNCIVLGHITDETGRKMSKRLGNVVDPMEVLAETGADALRWYFYISNPEVNSRFSARLVREAAQKFLLPLWNAVSFFSIYANLDGWSPAAAGDSRSRLDFGQRPALDRWILLRLGRLVRDTTAHLEAYRIDETARAIETFVDELTNWYIRRSRDRFWAPHQEPTDGDDKESAYQALYEVLTTVTRLLAPFTPFVAEYLHGNLVRSQGESTESVHLETWPEAAAERQDDRLEHGMAAVQRIVSLGHAARNSHGFKTRQPLAAVTLVTADDDLPGLVEAHGDLLREELNVKAIHWAADRSLYVHHEVRPFFPKTGPRFGKQMREVQQALGAADGDALAAALEAAGEITLELSTGAVALTSEELEVRLVEKEGTATQGDRELLVVLETQLDDDLVAEGLAREVVHHIQSARKTAQLDYADRIAVRYQADDDLEDAIAKHRPWIAGETLALELQRSADGDLPAAAIEGHQFALAIAREEG, encoded by the coding sequence ATGAGCCGTCAGCCCTTTCCCAAGATCCCGGCCGGCTACCCCTTCCCCGCCCTCGAGCAGGAGACCCTGCGCTATTGGCAGGAGCAGGAGATTTTTCGCAAATCCCTGGAGAAGGACTCCCCGCGCGGCGATTTCGTGATGTTCGAGGGTCCGCCGACGGCCAACAACGTGCCCCACGTCGGTCACGTCGTCACCCGCGCGGTGAAGGATCTCTTCCCGCGCTTCCGCACCATGCAGGGCTACCACGTGCCCCGCAAGGCGGGCTGGGACACCCACGGCCTGCCGGTGGAGATCGAGGTCGAGAAGCGACTCGGTTTTTCGGGCAAACAGCAGATCGAGGACTACGGCATCGCGGCCTTCAATCGGGCCTGCCTGGAAAGCGTCCACACCTACGAGAAGCAGTGGCGCGCCATGACCGAGCGGGTGGGCTACTGGATCGACCTCGACAACGCCTACTTCACCTTCACCAACGACTACATCGAGTCCGAGTGGTGGGCGCTGGCGGAGCTCGCCCGTCAGGGCCTGCTCGACGAGGGCTACAAGATCCAGCCCTACTGCTCCCGCTGCGGCACCACCCTGTCTTCCCACGAGGTGGCGCAGAACTACAAGGACACGGACGATCCTTCGGTGTGGGTGCTGTTCCCCGCCCGCGCCGGTCAGGCCATCGAAACCGTCTCCGGAGAGAGCTGGGAAGTCCCCGCTGACTGCGCCCTGGTGGCCTGGACCACCACCCCCTGGACACTCCTCGCCCACGTCGCCCTGGCGGTCAATCCGGAGATGACCTATCGCGCCGTCGCCCTGCCCGGCGACGAGGGTCGGCTGGTGATCTTCGGCGAGGACCTCGGCACGGCGGTCCCGGTGGTGGTCGAGATCGACGGCAAGCGCCGCCAGCTCGACCTGCGCGAGGAGGAGACGATCGCCCGCTTCACCGGCCAAGCGCTCCTCGGGTTGCGCTACGCCCGCCCCTTCGCCACCCAGGAACCGGACAAGACTTTTTCGCCGGCCTTCTTCGATCCCCCGCCGTCGGACGAAGCGGGATTCTGCGTGCTGACCGCCGACTACGTCACCGCCGACGAAGGCACCGGCATCGTTCACACGGCGCCGCCCTTCGGCGAGGACGACTACAAGAGCGGCGAGCGCTACGGCCTGCCGTTCTTCCTCACCGTCGACGGCGAGGGCAAGATCACGCCGCGACCCGGCATCGAGGCCTTCGGCGGTCTCGACTTCAAGGCCGCCGACCCGGTGGTCAGTCGCGACCTCAAGGAGCGCCGGCGCCTGCTCCACAGCGACCGCTACAGCCACAACTACCCGTTCTGCTGGCGCTGCGATCGGCCGCTGCTCTACTACGCCACCAATAGCTGGTTCATCCGCACCCGCGGCCGCAAGGACGACCTGACGGCGCGCAATCGCGAGATCGCCTGGCATCCGGAGCACGTCGGCGAGGGGCGCTTCGGCAACTGGCTCGAGAATGTCGTCGACTGGGCCCTCTCCCGGCGCCGCTACTGGGGCACACCGCTACCGGTGTGGCGCTGCGAAGATTGCGAGGGCAGTCTGCGGGTGATCGGCTCCTTCGCCGAGCTGTTCGAGGCCACCGGCCAGCCGGCCCCGGACGATCTCTACGACCCCGAGCAGTTCGATCCCCACCGCCCGGCGATCGACGAGTTCACCTGGGACTGCGAGAGCTGCGGCGGCGCGGTGCGCCGGGTGGAGGACGTCATCGACGCCTGGTTCGACTCCGGCGCCATGCCCTTCGCTCAGCTCCACTACCCCTTCGAAAACAAGGAGCTCTTCGAGCAGCGCCGCTTCCCGGCGGACTTCATCTCCGAAGCGGTCGACCAGACCCGCGGTTGGTTCTACACCCTGCACGTCCTCGGCACCCTGCTGTTCGACTCGCCGGCGTACCGCAACTGCATCGTTCTCGGCCACATCACCGACGAGACCGGCCGCAAGATGTCGAAACGCCTGGGAAATGTCGTCGACCCGATGGAAGTGCTCGCCGAGACCGGCGCCGATGCCCTGCGCTGGTACTTCTACATCAGCAACCCGGAGGTCAACTCGCGTTTCTCGGCCCGCCTGGTGCGGGAGGCGGCGCAGAAGTTCCTCCTGCCGTTGTGGAACGCGGTGTCCTTCTTCTCGATCTACGCCAACCTCGACGGTTGGTCGCCGGCCGCCGCGGGCGATTCGCGAAGCCGCCTCGACTTCGGCCAGCGCCCGGCCCTCGATCGCTGGATCCTGCTGCGCCTCGGGCGCCTGGTGCGCGACACCACCGCCCATCTCGAGGCCTACCGCATCGACGAGACGGCCCGCGCCATCGAGACCTTCGTCGACGAGCTCACCAACTGGTACATCCGGCGCAGCCGCGACCGTTTCTGGGCACCTCACCAGGAGCCCACCGACGGCGACGACAAAGAGAGCGCTTATCAAGCCCTCTACGAAGTCCTCACCACCGTCACCCGCCTGCTGGCGCCGTTCACCCCCTTCGTCGCCGAGTACCTGCACGGCAACCTGGTGCGCAGCCAGGGGGAAAGCACCGAAAGTGTACACCTCGAGACCTGGCCCGAAGCCGCGGCCGAGCGCCAAGACGACCGCCTCGAGCACGGCATGGCGGCGGTGCAGCGCATTGTCAGCCTGGGCCACGCGGCGCGCAACTCGCACGGTTTCAAGACCCGCCAGCCGCTGGCGGCGGTCACCCTGGTCACCGCCGACGACGACCTTCCGGGGCTGGTGGAAGCCCACGGCGACCTGCTGCGCGAAGAGCTCAACGTCAAAGCGATCCACTGGGCCGCCGATCGTTCCCTCTACGTCCACCACGAAGTCCGCCCGTTCTTCCCCAAGACCGGCCCGCGCTTCGGCAAGCAGATGCGCGAAGTGCAACAGGCCCTGGGAGCGGCCGACGGCGATGCCCTGGCGGCCGCCCTCGAGGCCGCGGGCGAGATCACCTTGGAGCTGTCGACGGGAGCCGTTGCGCTGACCAGCGAAGAGCTCGAGGTCCGGTTGGTCGAAAAGGAGGGCACCGCCACCCAGGGCGACCGCGAACTGCTGGTCGTTCTCGAAACCCAGCTCGACGACGACCTCGTCGCCGAGGGCCTGGCTCGCGAAGTGGTGCATCACATCCAGAGCGCCCGCAAGACCGCCCAGCTCGACTACGCCGATCGCATCGCGGTGCGGTACCAGGCCGACGACGACCTCGAAGACGCGATCGCCAAGCACCGCCCCTGGATCGCCGGTGAGACCCTCGCCCTCGAGCTCCAGCGGAGCGCCGACGGCGACCTTCCGGCGGCAGCGATCGAAGGCCACCAGTTCGCTCTCGCAATCGCCCGCGAGGAGGGCTAG
- a CDS encoding zinc metallopeptidase yields the protein MFFDPLYFLLMIPAIGLSMWASWRTKSAFNKFSRVRAMSGMTGAQAAQRLLDGAGIGDVKIVPVRGTLSDHYNPVNKTLALSEPVYNSASIAAVGVACHEAGHAIQHARKYAPMWLRSALVPTANIGSKFGYFAMFGGLLLMGFMNPALGQKVVLFGALLFSAVLLFQIVTLPVEFDASRRAKMLAVRQGIVMETERRGMDKVLNAAAMTYVAAVISTLMTLLYFLIRAGLLGGRD from the coding sequence ATGTTCTTCGACCCTCTCTATTTCCTGCTGATGATTCCCGCCATTGGCTTGTCCATGTGGGCGAGCTGGCGCACCAAGTCGGCATTCAACAAGTTTTCGCGAGTGCGAGCCATGAGCGGCATGACCGGTGCCCAGGCGGCTCAGCGCCTGCTCGACGGTGCCGGCATCGGCGACGTCAAGATCGTGCCCGTGCGCGGCACCTTGTCGGATCACTATAACCCGGTCAACAAGACCCTCGCGCTGTCGGAGCCGGTCTACAACTCGGCCTCCATCGCGGCCGTCGGAGTGGCCTGCCACGAGGCCGGTCACGCCATCCAGCATGCTCGCAAGTACGCCCCGATGTGGCTACGCTCGGCGCTCGTGCCGACGGCCAACATCGGCTCGAAGTTCGGCTACTTCGCGATGTTCGGCGGCCTGTTGCTGATGGGTTTCATGAACCCGGCCCTGGGGCAGAAGGTGGTGCTCTTCGGAGCCCTGCTCTTCTCGGCGGTGCTGCTCTTCCAGATCGTGACGCTGCCGGTGGAGTTCGATGCCTCGCGGCGCGCCAAAATGCTGGCGGTGCGCCAGGGGATCGTGATGGAGACCGAGCGCCGCGGTATGGACAAGGTGCTCAATGCGGCGGCCATGACCTACGTGGCGGCGGTGATCTCGACCCTGATGACGCTGCTCTACTTCCTGATTCGAGCCGGCCTCCTGGGAGGTCGCGACTAG
- a CDS encoding TraR/DksA family transcriptional regulator, which produces MPQSEPAEVQQADSHPLRQRLEQRREQILDLYNSDLKAGQASADEGTDDIVDRANNSYNREFLFSLSNNERAMLVEVDEAIARMDEGTYGSCLHCQREIGSARLEAVPWAKLCIDCQELKEQGMLPDMN; this is translated from the coding sequence GTGCCCCAATCGGAACCAGCCGAGGTACAGCAGGCCGATAGCCATCCCCTGCGCCAGCGACTGGAGCAGCGTCGGGAGCAGATCCTGGATCTCTACAACAGCGATCTCAAGGCGGGACAGGCTTCGGCGGATGAGGGCACGGACGACATCGTCGATCGTGCCAACAACTCCTACAATCGGGAATTTCTCTTTTCGCTCTCGAATAACGAGCGCGCCATGCTCGTGGAAGTCGATGAAGCCATCGCCCGCATGGACGAAGGCACCTATGGCTCGTGCCTGCACTGTCAGCGCGAGATCGGCTCGGCCCGCCTCGAGGCGGTGCCCTGGGCCAAGCTGTGCATCGACTGCCAGGAGCTTAAAGAGCAGGGCATGCTGCCCGATATGAACTAG
- a CDS encoding AraC family transcriptional regulator, translated as MDVLSRILDRVAMRGSLYYPTEFRACFGLTVPANRHVCRFHVAVEGGCLLSANGQTLRLEQGDLALVPHGLEHLLQDQKATPPVPLDEAIDEAGYSGDGPFRWGGEGPACRLICGHFDFDKDFSQTFLRSLPPIVHVPATSTYDFRWIDQVMRFIGEEVHDRRPGSEAIARRLSEVLFVQVIRHYAESAEAPVPILAGIADPQLSRVLDAVHSRLDHPWTLEALAREGAMSRTSFTSHFSKLMGMTPMTYLTEQRMIQACKLLRAGETLGSVADRVGYRSEAAFSRKFKEHLGQGPGAYRRAHRQSAETR; from the coding sequence ATGGATGTTCTCAGCCGTATTCTCGATCGCGTCGCCATGCGAGGCAGCCTTTACTACCCCACAGAGTTTCGCGCCTGTTTCGGGCTCACCGTACCGGCGAACCGGCACGTGTGTCGCTTTCACGTGGCGGTCGAGGGAGGCTGCCTTCTCAGTGCCAATGGCCAGACCCTTCGCCTCGAACAGGGCGATCTGGCCCTGGTCCCGCACGGCCTCGAGCATCTGCTCCAAGACCAAAAGGCGACGCCACCGGTGCCCCTCGACGAAGCCATCGACGAGGCCGGCTACAGCGGTGATGGCCCCTTTCGATGGGGCGGAGAGGGTCCGGCCTGTCGCCTGATCTGCGGCCACTTCGATTTCGACAAGGACTTCAGCCAGACCTTCCTGCGGTCTCTTCCCCCCATCGTCCATGTCCCCGCCACGTCGACCTACGATTTCCGCTGGATCGACCAGGTCATGCGCTTCATCGGTGAGGAAGTCCACGACCGGCGCCCCGGCAGCGAAGCCATCGCCCGCCGCCTCTCGGAGGTGCTGTTCGTCCAGGTCATTCGACACTACGCCGAGTCGGCGGAGGCTCCCGTCCCGATCCTCGCCGGCATCGCCGATCCGCAACTGAGCCGAGTCCTCGATGCCGTGCACTCTCGTCTCGATCACCCCTGGACCCTCGAGGCGCTGGCGCGCGAAGGCGCCATGTCCCGCACCTCCTTCACCAGCCACTTTTCGAAGCTGATGGGCATGACACCGATGACCTACCTCACCGAGCAGCGCATGATTCAGGCTTGCAAGCTGCTGCGCGCCGGCGAGACCCTCGGCAGCGTCGCCGATCGAGTGGGCTACCGCTCCGAAGCCGCCTTCAGTCGCAAGTTCAAAGAGCACTTGGGACAAGGTCCCGGAGCCTATCGCCGCGCTCACCGCCAGTCGGCGGAAACACGATGA